In Paenibacillus sp. G2S3, a single window of DNA contains:
- a CDS encoding AraC family transcriptional regulator, which yields MKHAQYYQPFEGDILAGIGNSPISPTKDFHIHDHYEIFLFLGGTVNGFVDQYSYPLQRGNVLLFNNHEIHKIINISPEPYERLTIHFKAPLVYPFCTATTNLLACFQNRQPGEQNLAQMDETLLAEYMALAFRLITILENPQYGSEVLALTYLIQILVLINELYSRTSSTIPSIISSHIQSAMRYIDNHLHLNLSLEQIAGELNIDKYYLSHLFKQQTGGTIYRYVLLKKIALSKQLLSAGNSVSDTCYLSGFNDYANFIRTFKNITGIPPGKYGKKS from the coding sequence ATGAAACACGCCCAGTATTATCAGCCGTTCGAAGGCGACATACTGGCGGGCATCGGCAATTCACCGATCTCACCCACCAAAGATTTTCACATTCATGATCATTATGAAATCTTCCTATTTCTAGGCGGCACGGTGAACGGATTTGTGGATCAGTACAGCTATCCGCTTCAACGGGGCAATGTGCTCTTATTTAACAATCACGAGATTCATAAAATCATTAATATATCTCCCGAGCCTTACGAACGATTAACAATTCATTTCAAAGCTCCACTCGTATATCCCTTCTGTACCGCAACTACAAATCTACTCGCCTGTTTCCAGAACCGTCAGCCCGGAGAGCAGAATCTCGCACAAATGGATGAAACACTGCTTGCAGAGTATATGGCCCTTGCCTTTCGCCTAATTACAATCTTGGAGAATCCTCAATACGGCAGCGAGGTTCTGGCTTTAACTTATCTGATCCAGATTCTGGTCCTCATTAATGAGCTATATAGCCGTACTAGTTCCACCATACCCAGTATTATTTCTTCGCATATTCAATCGGCCATGCGCTATATCGATAACCATCTGCATCTGAATCTTTCTCTCGAGCAGATCGCTGGTGAATTAAACATCGATAAATATTATCTTAGTCACCTCTTCAAGCAGCAGACAGGAGGAACGATCTACCGTTACGTCCTGCTTAAAAAGATCGCATTATCCAAACAGCTCTTATCCGCCGGAAACTCCGTATCCGATACCTGTTATCTATCCGGCTTCAATGACTATGCCAATTTCATACGTACTTTCAAGAACATCACAGGCATTCCACCTGGAAAATACGGCAAAAAAAGCTGA
- a CDS encoding DUF2264 domain-containing protein — MNGTKHRKYWLDTMLQIGDPVLDALSQRKLKERLPTEFHSDRSKFAHLEAFARLACGMAPWLELEGLEGEEEELRARYAILMLECIDAAVDPSSPDYMDFKSEGQPLVDAAFLAHALVRAPKQLAGRLNEQVKGNLITALKQTRRTAPSGSNWLLFSAMVEAALYILGDSEYDRMRVGYAIHMFMDWYKGDGIYGDGKDFHWDYYNSFVIQPMLVDVVTLFERDLEQYSALRPLILERAQRYATVLERMIAPDGTYPFIGRSIVYRFGSFQLLSQAALQHFLEDALSPAQVRCALTAVISRTMGFPGTLDEAGWLRPGVYGYQPELAESYINTGSLYLCASVFLPLGLLPADPFWAGTELKWTAQRIAAGEDVMRDHALCK, encoded by the coding sequence ATGAATGGTACGAAACATCGTAAATATTGGCTGGATACGATGCTACAGATCGGGGACCCGGTACTTGATGCTTTGTCGCAGAGAAAATTAAAGGAACGGCTGCCCACCGAGTTTCATAGTGACAGGAGCAAGTTTGCGCATTTGGAGGCATTCGCCAGGTTGGCCTGTGGAATGGCCCCATGGCTAGAGCTTGAAGGGTTGGAGGGTGAAGAAGAAGAGCTCAGGGCTCGTTATGCCATATTGATGCTGGAATGCATCGATGCCGCTGTCGATCCATCTTCACCTGACTATATGGATTTTAAGTCCGAAGGCCAACCACTGGTCGATGCGGCATTCCTCGCCCATGCATTGGTGCGTGCACCGAAGCAGCTTGCCGGGCGGCTGAATGAGCAGGTCAAAGGTAATTTAATAACAGCCTTGAAGCAAACGCGTCGGACCGCGCCCAGCGGCAGTAACTGGCTGCTGTTTAGTGCAATGGTAGAAGCAGCTTTATATATACTCGGCGATTCAGAATATGACCGGATGCGTGTTGGATATGCGATCCACATGTTCATGGATTGGTACAAAGGTGATGGCATATACGGGGACGGAAAGGACTTTCACTGGGATTATTACAATAGCTTTGTCATTCAGCCGATGCTTGTGGATGTGGTTACACTCTTTGAACGGGACTTGGAGCAATACTCCGCATTGAGGCCATTGATTCTGGAGCGGGCACAAAGATATGCAACTGTTCTGGAACGGATGATTGCGCCGGACGGAACGTATCCGTTTATCGGGCGCTCTATCGTTTACCGTTTTGGTTCGTTTCAGCTGCTATCACAAGCGGCGCTACAGCATTTTCTGGAGGATGCGCTATCACCCGCACAGGTACGCTGCGCCTTGACCGCTGTAATCTCACGGACTATGGGATTTCCGGGGACGCTGGATGAAGCCGGGTGGCTACGTCCGGGGGTATATGGTTACCAGCCTGAGCTTGCAGAGAGCTATATTAATACGGGAAGTCTCTATTTATGCGCTTCAGTATTTCTTCCTCTAGGGCTACTTCCTGCAGATCCTTTCTGGGCAGGGACAGAATTGAAATGGACAGCACAAAGAATCGCAGCCGGAGAGGATGTTATGAGAGATCATGCTTTGTGTAAATAG
- a CDS encoding heparinase II/III family protein: protein MNRQELFGIVQQMKSANLSLYYPNGDSDAFWKLASSSETLKEDISEIRAEAQRLDSQPISELTDTLFSIFARTGSRLEYERVYFERRRRLNTYVFMTLLEPDNVRLLENLENILWSICEEYTWCLPAHLPSDHTVNINQFIDLFSSETAFTLTEISLLLGERLPQLLRSRIRHEVDQRIFRPFIECGPYEWETARHNWAAVCAGSIGAAALLMLEDPAALTDILLKTERSMSYYLEGFGDDGACLEGLSYWNYGFGYFTYYSDLLRARSEGRVDWFATDKVRSIAQFQQKSFIGGNFVANFSDSEPQINIHMGLSHYLADTFPEVECPPPALRAPYAKDHCSRWAPAFRNLIWRRTGDEKQEQDWGAASYYLPDAAWLVSRYRSEGSSFGFAAKGGHNAEPHNHNDLGQFILLGGGEIYVADLGSGEYTADYFGAGRYQYDCNGSQGHSVPIIGGQYQLAGRKHSATILHASAAVEKDELKLELSQAYEAEELQSLIRSMVWYKGQHPRLELVDEYQYNGKSVSWTERFVTWRRPKILRSGVVLLPGTEVGGVEVTYNAQIVEPEITAREYQDHFGRDTVWYTLDFHALQPGSEGKLAFTFQFI from the coding sequence ATGAATAGACAGGAGCTTTTCGGAATTGTCCAACAAATGAAGTCAGCAAATCTGAGCTTGTATTATCCTAATGGTGATTCGGATGCTTTTTGGAAACTGGCCTCATCATCCGAGACATTAAAGGAAGATATCAGCGAAATCCGCGCGGAGGCTCAAAGATTAGACAGCCAGCCTATATCGGAGCTGACGGATACGCTATTTTCAATTTTTGCGCGCACGGGTTCGAGATTGGAATATGAACGGGTCTATTTCGAACGGAGAAGAAGGTTAAACACATATGTATTTATGACCTTGCTTGAGCCGGATAATGTCAGACTTCTGGAGAACCTGGAAAATATACTATGGTCTATATGCGAAGAGTACACATGGTGCCTACCAGCCCATCTTCCTTCAGATCATACAGTGAATATCAACCAGTTTATTGATCTATTCTCCTCGGAGACTGCTTTTACACTTACTGAAATTTCTCTATTACTGGGGGAACGACTTCCACAGCTTCTTCGATCCAGAATCAGACATGAAGTAGACCAGAGAATATTTCGACCTTTTATTGAATGTGGTCCTTATGAATGGGAGACTGCACGGCATAATTGGGCAGCAGTCTGCGCAGGTTCAATCGGGGCAGCCGCCCTGTTGATGTTGGAAGATCCTGCTGCGCTGACGGATATCCTGCTGAAGACAGAGCGCAGCATGAGTTACTATCTAGAAGGTTTCGGGGACGATGGGGCCTGCCTGGAAGGTCTGAGTTACTGGAACTACGGATTTGGCTATTTCACGTATTACAGCGATCTTCTCCGGGCAAGAAGCGAGGGAAGAGTAGACTGGTTTGCAACGGACAAAGTGCGAAGCATCGCTCAGTTCCAGCAGAAAAGCTTCATCGGTGGTAATTTTGTTGCCAATTTCTCTGACTCAGAGCCTCAAATTAACATACATATGGGCTTGTCCCATTATTTAGCTGATACCTTCCCAGAAGTCGAATGTCCTCCGCCTGCGCTTCGCGCTCCTTATGCTAAGGATCACTGCAGCCGCTGGGCTCCGGCTTTTCGAAATCTCATCTGGAGAAGGACCGGTGATGAGAAACAGGAACAGGATTGGGGAGCCGCCAGCTATTATCTTCCCGATGCGGCATGGCTCGTTTCGCGTTATAGATCGGAAGGGAGTTCATTCGGCTTTGCAGCCAAGGGAGGGCACAATGCTGAGCCTCATAATCATAATGATCTGGGACAGTTCATTCTGCTAGGTGGAGGCGAAATCTATGTAGCTGATCTAGGCAGTGGAGAGTATACGGCTGATTACTTTGGGGCTGGCCGTTATCAATATGATTGCAATGGCTCACAAGGACATTCAGTTCCTATCATCGGCGGCCAGTATCAACTGGCTGGCAGGAAGCATAGTGCTACAATTCTGCACGCGTCGGCTGCGGTTGAAAAAGATGAACTGAAGCTGGAGCTGTCTCAGGCATACGAAGCGGAAGAGCTTCAATCCCTGATCCGCTCTATGGTTTGGTACAAGGGGCAGCATCCTCGCTTGGAGTTAGTTGACGAGTACCAGTATAACGGTAAGTCAGTGAGCTGGACAGAGCGGTTCGTTACCTGGCGTCGTCCGAAGATCCTTCGTTCTGGCGTCGTGCTGCTGCCCGGAACCGAAGTCGGCGGAGTTGAAGTGACCTATAATGCCCAGATCGTAGAACCGGAGATTACCGCACGTGAGTACCAGGATCATTTTGGCAGGGATACGGTCTGGTATACGCTCGACTTTCATGCTCTTCAGCCCGGTTCTGAAGGGAAATTAGCATTCACCTTTCAATTTATATAA
- a CDS encoding glycoside hydrolase family 88 protein translates to MNITEKQTWLDEAWSKALEKTRCNSRKIGAEFPHASQGGKYLLEAPNWWTAGFWPGILWQFYSESGDESLKMIAERCEERLDEVLDGYVKLDHDLGFMWILTSVANYKLTGSEESRIRALKAANYLAARFNLKGYYIRAWNPWSEGEDNSGVAIIDCCMNTSLLFWASETTGDPRYRHIAEAHMDTVLEHFIRPDGSVYHIVKFNPETGGVVEKLGGQGFAPESAWSRGTAWAIYGLALAFHHTGKQSYLDAAKQIAHFFLTRLPEDHVPHWDFRAPGEVGEIRDSSAGSCAASGLLLLADQVDDSESHVYRNGAIRIVESLYRNYGSWDNTDEEGLLLHGTSNYPEGRNIDVPLIYGDFFYVEALARIKAAGPFYWE, encoded by the coding sequence ATGAATATAACGGAAAAACAAACTTGGCTGGATGAAGCTTGGAGCAAGGCACTTGAAAAGACAAGATGTAACAGTCGGAAAATCGGCGCAGAATTTCCACATGCGAGTCAAGGCGGTAAATACTTGCTTGAAGCGCCGAACTGGTGGACAGCAGGGTTCTGGCCGGGAATACTCTGGCAGTTTTATTCTGAGAGTGGGGACGAAAGTCTTAAAATGATCGCGGAGCGCTGCGAAGAGAGACTCGACGAGGTACTGGACGGCTACGTTAAGCTGGATCACGATTTAGGCTTCATGTGGATTCTTACCAGTGTGGCGAATTACAAATTGACGGGTAGCGAGGAATCGCGAATTCGAGCATTAAAGGCAGCCAACTACCTGGCAGCCCGCTTCAATCTGAAAGGATATTATATTCGGGCTTGGAATCCATGGAGTGAAGGGGAGGACAATAGTGGAGTTGCTATTATCGACTGCTGCATGAACACCAGCCTGTTGTTCTGGGCTTCCGAGACAACGGGTGATCCCCGCTATCGTCATATCGCAGAGGCGCATATGGATACTGTGCTGGAGCATTTTATCCGACCGGACGGCTCCGTGTACCACATCGTTAAATTTAACCCGGAGACGGGTGGAGTGGTGGAGAAGCTTGGTGGGCAAGGTTTTGCGCCCGAATCGGCTTGGTCACGCGGCACGGCTTGGGCTATTTACGGCCTAGCGCTTGCCTTTCATCATACGGGAAAGCAGAGCTATCTGGATGCAGCTAAGCAGATAGCGCATTTCTTCTTGACCCGTCTGCCGGAGGATCACGTTCCGCATTGGGATTTCCGCGCTCCCGGTGAAGTCGGCGAGATTCGTGATAGCTCCGCTGGTTCCTGCGCGGCGAGTGGATTGCTGCTGTTAGCCGACCAGGTGGATGATTCGGAGTCCCATGTGTACAGGAACGGGGCTATAAGAATAGTGGAATCACTCTACAGGAATTATGGCAGTTGGGACAATACAGATGAGGAAGGGTTGCTGCTACATGGTACAAGTAACTACCCTGAGGGTCGGAATATAGATGTTCCGCTTATCTACGGTGATTTTTTCTATGTCGAAGCACTGGCTCGAATTAAAGCAGCAGGACCCTTCTATTGGGAGTAA
- a CDS encoding DUF2264 domain-containing protein — translation MMNKEKSFSRIGDNPLKTREDLVIALEQLTDPLRPHYSRGGARLKIGKTGASYSAATAEMEGFSRVLWGLVPLLIGGGDSELWDIVLDGIRHGTDPSHEEYWGEVKDYDQHLVEMAVFGFALAAIPERIWSPLAPKEQDQLYRWLNQINAHPCYDCNWLFFNVLVNIGFRKIGRPYDAGQLENNLKRMDDFYLGEGWYSDGINGHSDYYVPFAIHYYALLYAKLMEQKDPERSRVFKERARLFAADFIGWFAPDGSALPYGRSLTYRFAQSAFWSVIAYADVEGFPAGVVKGLVLRNLRWWFSQPIVDPDGVLTIGYTYPNLVMAENYNAPGSPYWALKTFLPLALGADHPFWKEEELPLPAIPAVMVQKPAHLVIVREPASGHVAAFNSGHLYTNEHTHTSAKYEKFVYSTGFGFSVPRSEWGLSQGAFDSMLALSERGDNLYRVRRQNIESEIIDNVLRSAWKPWANVEVQTLVIAGLPWHIRIHRVETGRSLDTAEGGFALGQENEMISKIDGAGAMASTSWGTSGIKDLLGYRKGELVWPNANTNLLHPRTVLPMLTTTLETGIHWLVSAVYGCPSKGALDIQADQADEVLKHSPEQDLKVKFSEGTLTMVTLSGREIVLNLQ, via the coding sequence ATGATGAACAAGGAGAAATCATTTTCTCGGATTGGCGATAATCCGCTGAAGACCCGTGAGGATCTGGTGATCGCCCTTGAGCAGCTTACAGATCCGCTTCGGCCGCACTACAGCAGAGGCGGCGCACGACTTAAAATCGGCAAAACAGGGGCGAGCTATTCGGCAGCAACTGCTGAAATGGAAGGGTTCTCTCGGGTGTTGTGGGGTTTGGTACCCCTGCTCATTGGTGGTGGAGACAGCGAACTCTGGGACATCGTGCTGGATGGCATTCGGCATGGCACCGATCCTTCTCATGAAGAATATTGGGGAGAGGTGAAGGATTACGACCAGCATTTGGTCGAAATGGCGGTCTTCGGCTTCGCATTGGCAGCCATTCCGGAACGGATTTGGTCGCCGCTTGCTCCGAAGGAGCAGGATCAATTATACCGTTGGCTGAATCAAATAAACGCCCATCCTTGCTATGACTGCAATTGGCTGTTCTTCAACGTTCTAGTTAATATCGGATTCCGCAAAATCGGTCGTCCCTACGACGCAGGGCAGCTAGAAAACAATTTGAAGCGCATGGATGATTTCTATTTGGGAGAGGGCTGGTACAGCGACGGGATTAATGGCCACAGCGATTATTACGTACCTTTTGCTATTCATTACTATGCACTGCTGTACGCAAAGCTGATGGAGCAGAAAGACCCCGAACGTTCCCGTGTGTTCAAAGAACGGGCTCGATTGTTTGCTGCCGATTTCATCGGCTGGTTCGCACCCGACGGCTCCGCACTTCCTTATGGACGTAGCTTGACTTACCGCTTTGCCCAGTCGGCATTTTGGAGCGTCATTGCCTATGCAGATGTTGAAGGATTTCCCGCTGGCGTGGTAAAAGGTCTGGTGCTGCGAAATCTGCGTTGGTGGTTCAGCCAGCCGATTGTTGACCCCGATGGCGTACTGACCATCGGGTATACTTACCCGAATCTGGTCATGGCGGAGAATTACAATGCTCCCGGTTCTCCGTACTGGGCGTTAAAGACTTTCCTGCCGCTGGCTCTAGGGGCGGATCATCCGTTCTGGAAGGAAGAGGAACTGCCGCTACCGGCCATTCCGGCTGTCATGGTTCAGAAGCCTGCACATCTTGTCATCGTCCGCGAGCCCGCTTCCGGTCATGTGGCAGCCTTCAACAGCGGACATCTATACACGAATGAACATACCCATACCTCGGCCAAATACGAAAAATTCGTGTATTCAACAGGCTTCGGCTTCAGCGTGCCCCGCTCCGAATGGGGGCTCTCCCAAGGAGCGTTCGACTCTATGCTTGCGCTGAGCGAGCGCGGAGACAACTTATACCGGGTACGACGCCAGAATATAGAGTCTGAGATTATAGACAACGTCCTTCGTTCCGCCTGGAAACCGTGGGCCAATGTCGAGGTTCAGACTTTGGTTATCGCCGGACTCCCTTGGCATATTCGGATTCATCGAGTGGAAACTGGACGGTCGCTGGATACCGCGGAGGGTGGATTCGCACTTGGCCAAGAGAATGAAATGATATCGAAGATCGATGGGGCTGGTGCGATGGCCTCCACTTCTTGGGGAACCAGTGGAATCAAGGATTTGCTAGGTTATCGGAAAGGTGAGTTGGTCTGGCCGAACGCCAATACGAACCTGCTTCACCCTCGAACAGTGCTACCGATGCTGACGACCACCCTTGAGACGGGAATTCATTGGCTCGTTTCGGCCGTCTATGGTTGTCCTTCAAAGGGGGCTTTGGATATTCAGGCTGATCAAGCTGATGAGGTCCTCAAGCATTCACCTGAGCAAGATTTGAAAGTTAAGTTCAGCGAGGGAACGTTAACCATGGTCACTCTTTCTGGGAGAGAAATCGTCCTTAATTTACAATAA
- the cls gene encoding cardiolipin synthase, with protein sequence MDNGSLVTWILSFVMIINILLSAGFLFFERRDIGYTWAWLMVFYFIPILGFIIYLFLGRNLAKKNFFGLSVEERKYLQSAVDHQLATLKDTREDLNPLLTKYADLIHMNLVSSNALMTTDNEIFIFSDGKQKFDSLFNDIRNAKKEVNIQYYIIQPDDLGTKLRDELTKKAKEGVKVRVLYDEIGSKRLSLKFFKELLSSGGEVEVFFPSLLRPINFRMNNRNHRKLCIIDGEIAYIGGFNVGNEYLGIDKKFGYWRDTHFRMKGGSVNQIQGRFLLDWKHARKHEQVSFDQFSFTTGSHAGSSPAQIVSSGPNSLVEHLKNMYIKLILNAKRSVYIQTPYFIPDSSFMDACKIALLSGVDVRIMIPNKPDHPFVYWATWAYAGELLNYGAKILLYENGFLHAKTIVVDEEVASVGTMNIDSRSFRLNFEVNAIVYDEQVAKQLQELFQEDSQLSTELTPERYRERSLIIKFKEGISRLFSSIL encoded by the coding sequence ATGGACAACGGCAGTCTGGTCACGTGGATACTTTCATTTGTTATGATTATAAACATATTGCTCTCTGCTGGTTTTTTATTTTTTGAGAGGAGAGATATTGGTTATACTTGGGCATGGCTTATGGTTTTTTATTTCATTCCCATTTTGGGCTTTATTATTTATCTCTTTCTTGGTCGTAATTTAGCAAAAAAGAATTTCTTTGGCCTTTCTGTTGAAGAAAGGAAATATCTACAATCCGCTGTAGATCATCAATTAGCCACATTGAAGGATACGCGCGAGGATCTGAATCCTTTACTCACGAAATATGCTGATTTGATCCATATGAATCTTGTTTCATCGAATGCGTTAATGACAACAGATAACGAGATATTTATTTTTAGCGATGGTAAACAAAAGTTTGATTCTTTATTTAATGATATTAGAAATGCCAAAAAAGAGGTCAACATTCAATATTACATCATCCAGCCTGACGATTTAGGGACAAAATTAAGAGATGAATTAACCAAAAAAGCCAAAGAAGGCGTAAAAGTGAGAGTCCTCTATGACGAAATCGGCTCCAAGAGACTTTCTCTTAAGTTTTTTAAAGAACTACTTTCTTCTGGTGGAGAGGTAGAGGTATTCTTTCCTTCATTGCTTAGGCCGATAAATTTTCGAATGAATAATCGAAATCATAGAAAACTATGTATCATTGATGGGGAAATTGCTTATATTGGTGGATTTAATGTAGGAAATGAGTATTTAGGGATTGATAAAAAGTTTGGCTATTGGCGGGATACACATTTTAGAATGAAGGGAGGTTCCGTTAATCAAATTCAAGGCAGGTTTCTTCTGGATTGGAAACATGCCCGGAAACACGAGCAGGTAAGCTTCGATCAATTTTCCTTTACTACTGGAAGTCATGCCGGATCAAGTCCCGCTCAAATTGTGTCTAGTGGTCCTAACTCGCTAGTTGAGCATCTGAAAAACATGTATATTAAGCTGATCTTGAACGCCAAGCGGAGTGTGTATATTCAGACGCCATACTTCATTCCAGATAGCAGTTTTATGGATGCATGTAAAATTGCACTCCTATCCGGTGTGGATGTACGGATTATGATTCCAAATAAGCCTGATCACCCTTTTGTATACTGGGCAACTTGGGCGTATGCAGGTGAATTATTGAATTATGGAGCGAAAATTCTGTTATATGAAAATGGTTTCTTGCATGCCAAGACGATTGTGGTAGATGAAGAAGTAGCGTCCGTAGGGACAATGAACATTGATTCCCGGAGCTTTAGACTCAATTTCGAAGTTAATGCAATTGTTTATGATGAGCAAGTTGCTAAACAGCTTCAAGAATTGTTTCAGGAAGATAGCCAGTTAAGTACAGAGCTTACCCCTGAGCGTTATAGAGAAAGGTCCCTTATAATCAAATTTAAAGAGGGGATTTCTCGTCTTTTTTCGTCTATCCTCTGA
- a CDS encoding YheC/YheD family protein has product MMKQISRISNKLTKTRVLVRNQELNKHVPLTRKMDKNTLYEMLQKYKMVYIKPCCGSLGQGVIRVELARAQYSYQSGTHVHKFSNYDTAYQALLREAQGKSYLVQKGIRLLVYDGRPFDIRVMVQRNSKGGWEATGVAGRVAHPRKVVTNGSQGGTIYPMEELLKGYTSAENCKIFIRSLKQIGVKSARQLSTVYPGLQEIGVDIALDQRLKSWILEVNTAPDPCPFTKLKDTRMIDRIVRYAKVYGRTYNLKCVKSKQGMV; this is encoded by the coding sequence ATGATGAAGCAGATAAGTCGTATATCTAATAAGCTAACGAAGACGAGGGTGCTGGTTAGAAATCAAGAGTTAAACAAACATGTCCCGCTTACAAGAAAAATGGATAAGAACACGCTCTATGAGATGCTACAAAAATATAAGATGGTGTACATTAAGCCTTGCTGCGGATCTTTAGGACAGGGCGTGATACGGGTTGAACTTGCTCGTGCACAATACAGCTATCAGTCCGGTACCCACGTACACAAATTCTCTAATTACGACACTGCATATCAAGCTCTCTTACGAGAAGCCCAAGGGAAGTCCTATTTAGTTCAAAAGGGGATCAGACTGTTGGTGTACGATGGCCGCCCCTTCGATATCCGGGTGATGGTGCAGCGAAATTCTAAAGGTGGGTGGGAAGCAACAGGGGTTGCAGGACGCGTGGCGCATCCTCGCAAAGTAGTTACAAACGGGAGTCAAGGAGGAACGATTTATCCGATGGAGGAATTATTGAAAGGCTACACAAGCGCAGAGAATTGTAAAATATTCATCCGATCCCTGAAGCAAATTGGAGTCAAGTCTGCCAGGCAGCTTAGCACTGTCTATCCTGGCCTTCAGGAAATCGGTGTGGATATTGCCTTAGATCAACGTCTTAAGTCATGGATTTTGGAAGTGAATACAGCACCCGATCCATGCCCGTTCACTAAGCTGAAAGACACCCGTATGATTGACCGAATTGTCAGATATGCAAAAGTATACGGTCGCACATACAATCTAAAGTGTGTGAAATCAAAACAAGGGATGGTGTGA